A single Lolium perenne isolate Kyuss_39 chromosome 6, Kyuss_2.0, whole genome shotgun sequence DNA region contains:
- the LOC127308085 gene encoding protein RRC1 isoform X1: MLDAIRGDLQSPSLPFALFHCGGRLQIPAAAEPSLRRRSRRSARDSSPAKPRHRCYPSVDRRDPPRPTPSFPPSVASVLMSSKKVPFNRHKEKEEARRKREEDEAARVYLEFAQSFEGESTSASKFVRGGVIDPNAKLRADSQGGKSKDRESVTKKGSRYVPSFLPPTFGREPEKKKEDERPKEKEKGKPRAIDTVMEELRLEKELREKRNQERGSRHGEASVHPSRFDELPDEFDPTGRLPGSFDDGDPQTTNLYVGNLSPKVDENFLLRTFGRFGPIASVKIMWPRTEEERKRQRHCGFVAFMNRAEGQAAKDEMQGVVVYDYELKIGWGKSVALPSQALPAPPPGHMAIRSKEGSSVIISGPGGPPVASVTPQTSELVLTPNVPDIMVAPPEDSHLRHVIDTMALHVLDGGCAFEQAVMERGRGKSLFSFLFDLKSKEHTYYVWRLYSFAQGDTLQRWRTEPFIMITGSGRWVPPTLPSTRSPDREKESTFAAGRSRRVEVERTLTDTQRDEFEDMLRALTLERTQIKAAMGFALDNADAAGEIVEVLAESLTLKETPIPTKVARLMLVSDILHNSSAPVKNASAFRTKFEAAIPDVIESFNDLYHSITGRITAEALKERVLKVLQVWADWFLFSDAYLNGLKATFLRSGNSGVTLFHSLCGDAPEIEKKTNPGDDKNGFRFDEDGALATGKAAAMKELLGLPFAELERRCRHNGLSLCGGKEMMVARLLSLEEAEKEQVYQRDVHMKHVQADPHRSGREDIGLNTRSVLKLGEGTGKADSDMLGLSRHGMETAQILSRESASAEPEQVPSKKQKADPILPASKWNREDDSDDYDDRKDGQGLGLSYSSGSDNAGDSGKADTTEISTDHLIHHPDTIVDEEHRQKLRQVEIAVMQYRESLEEKGLQNMEEIEVKVASHRRRLQSEYGLSSSIDGANNRRSSERISLERKERTNDARGSSRKRPHSPTRSHSPSKKSSVDRDGEYSRNRGRLHVSDAGRDRAREKSSSRGKDDHYDRSRDREKDRRTGR; encoded by the exons ATGTTGGATGCAATACGTGGTGACTTGCAGTCCCCGTCCCTGCCCTTCGCCCTCTTCCACTGTGGTGGCCGACTACAGATTCCGGCGGCCGCCGAACCCTCTCTTCGCCGGCGCTCTAGAAGAAGCGCCCGAGATTCCTCTCCAGCCAAGCCGCGCCACCGCTGCTATCCTAGCGTGGACAGGAGAGATCCACCCAGGCCGACCCCTTCCTTCCCTCCCTCTGTG GCTAGTGTCCTGATGAGTTCGAAGAAGGTTCCGTTCAATCGGCataaggagaaagaggaggcgaGGAGGAAG AGGGAGGAAGATGAAGCAGCACGCGTGTATCTGGAGTTTGCCCAGTCATTTGAGGGTGAAAGCACATCTGCCTCGAAGTTTGTCCGAGGGGGTGTGATTGATCCCAATGCCAAGCTGAGAGCTGATTCTCAAG GTGGAAAGTCCAAAGATAGGGAGTCTGTTACAAAGAAGGGCAGTAG GTATGTTCCATCTTTTTTGCCACCAACATTTGGGAGAGAGCCAGAGAAAAAG AAGGAAGATGAGCGGCCTAAGGAAAAGGAAAAAGGGAAGCCACGGGCAATAGATACTGTCATGGAGGAACTCAGGTTGGAGAAAGAGCTTCGAGAAAAGCGTAATCAAGAACGTGGCAGCCGTCACGGTGAAGCCTCCGTG CACCCTAGCCGGTTTGATGAATTACCAGATGAATTTGATCCCACTGGGAGGTTACCAGGTTCATTTGATGACGGGGATCCGCAAaccacaaacttatatgttggcaATCTCTCCCCTAAG GTGGATGAGAATTTTCTTTTGAGGACATTTGGTCGGTTTGGACCTATTGCGAGCGTCAAGATCATGTGGCCTCGAACAGAAGAAGAACGCAAAAGGCAAAGACATTGTGGATTTGTTGCATTCATGAATAGAGCAGAAGGACAGGCAGCCAAGGATGAAATGCAAG GTGTTGTTGTGTACGACTATGAGCTGAAGATTGGGTGGGGGAAATCTGTTGCTCTTCCATCACAAGCACTGCCTGCTCCTCCTCCAGGACATATGGCAATCAGAAGCAAGGAG GGTAGTAGTGTCATCATATCTGGTCCCGGAGGTCCACCTGTTGCATCTGTTACACCACAGACTTCAGAGCTG GTCCTTACTCCAAATGTTCCTGATATAATGGTCGCTCCACCAGAGGATTCACATCTTCGGCATGTGATTGACACGATGGCTCTGCATGTACTTGATGGTGGATGTGCTTTTGAACAAGCTGTAATGGAGAGAGGACGAGGAAAATCATTATTTAGCTTCTTGTTTGACCTTAAATCAAAAGAACACACATACTATGTTTGGCGGTTATACTCATTTGCCCAG GGCGATACTTTACAACGATGGCGAACAGAACCGTTTATCATGATTACAGGAAGTGGAAG ATGGGTTCCACCTACTTTGCCATCCACCAGAAGCCCTGATCGTGAAAAGGAATCTACTTTTGCAGCTGGTAGAAGCAGG CGTGTTGAGGTGGAGCGTACATTGACTGATACACAGCGTGATGAATTTGAGGACATGCTACGTGCATTGACATTGGAGAGAACTCAGATAAAGGCAGCTATGGGATTTGCATTGGATAATGCTGATGCTGCTGGAGAG ATTGTTGAGGTTCTTGCAGAATCTTTGACACTCAAGGAGACACCTATCCCAACCAAGGTTGCACGGCTTATGCTAGTATCTGACATCCTTCATAATAGTAGTGCCCCAGTGAAGAATGCCTCTGCATTTCGAACTAAGTTTGAGGCTGCTATACCTGATGTCATTGAGAGCTTCAATGACTTGTATCACAGTATCACAGGAAGGATCACTGCTGAAGCTCTGAAG GAGAGGGTGTTGAAAGTTCTACAAGTATGGGCTGACTGGTTCCTGTTTTCTGATGCATATCTGAATGGGCTGAAAGCTACCTTTCTTAGATCAGGCAACTCTGGGGTCACCTTGTTTCACTCTCTATGTGGTGATGCACCTGAAATCGAAAAGAAAACTAACCCAGGGGATGATAAGAACGGATTTAGGTTTGATGAAGATGGTGCCCTGGCGACAGGAAAGGCAGCGGCGATGAAGGAGCTGTTAGGGCTTCCATTTGCTGAACTGGAACGTCGTTGTAGACATAATGGCCTCTCACTATGTGGTGGTAAAGAGATGATGGTTGCCAGGCTGCTTAGCTTGGAGGAGGCTGAGAAGGAGCAAGTATATCAGAGGGACGTTCACATGAAACATGTACAAGCAGACCCTCACAGATCTGGAAGAGAGGATATTGGTTTGAATACTCGTAGTGTTTTGAAACTTGGAGAAGGTACTGGTAAGGCTGACTCGGACATGCTGGGGCTCTCTCGTCATGGTATGGAAACAGCACAAATACTCTCTAGAGAGAGTGCATCTGCTGAACCTGAACAAGTTCCAAGTAAGAAGCAGAAAGCTGATCCCATTTTGCCAGCTTCTAAATGGAACCGAGAAGACGATAGTGACGACTATGATGATAGAAAGGACGGCCAGGGATTGGGATTAAGCTATTCATCTGGAAGTGATAATGCTGGTGATTCCGGGAAAGCTGACACAACAGAAATTAGTACAGATCACTTAATTCATCATCCAGATACAATTGTTGATGAAGAGCATAG GCAGAAGCTGAGGCAGGTTGAGATTGCTGTAATGCAGTACCGTGAATCTCTTGAAGAGAAGGGTTTGCAGAATATGGAGGAGATTGAGGTGAAGGTTGCTAGCCACCGTAGGCGTCTTCAGTCTGAATATGGTTTGTCTTCTTCAATAGATGGTGCAAACAACAGGCGATCTTCTG AGAGAATATCACTTGAGCGGAAAGAAAGGACCAATGATGCACGTGGTTCTTCCAGGAAGCGGCCTCACAGCCCAACTAGGAGCCATAGTCCTTCAAAGAAGTCGTCTGTGGATAGAGATGGAGAGTACAGTCGCAATAGAGGAAGACTGCATGTCAGTGATGCTGGGAGGGACAGGGCACGTGAAAAAAGTTCAAGCCGAGGGAAGGATGATCACTACGATAGGAGCAGAGACCGGGAAAAGGATAGGAGAACGGGAAGGTGA
- the LOC127308085 gene encoding protein RRC1 isoform X2, giving the protein MEELRLEKELREKRNQERGSRHGEASVHPSRFDELPDEFDPTGRLPGSFDDGDPQTTNLYVGNLSPKVDENFLLRTFGRFGPIASVKIMWPRTEEERKRQRHCGFVAFMNRAEGQAAKDEMQGVVVYDYELKIGWGKSVALPSQALPAPPPGHMAIRSKEGSSVIISGPGGPPVASVTPQTSELVLTPNVPDIMVAPPEDSHLRHVIDTMALHVLDGGCAFEQAVMERGRGKSLFSFLFDLKSKEHTYYVWRLYSFAQGDTLQRWRTEPFIMITGSGRWVPPTLPSTRSPDREKESTFAAGRSRRVEVERTLTDTQRDEFEDMLRALTLERTQIKAAMGFALDNADAAGEIVEVLAESLTLKETPIPTKVARLMLVSDILHNSSAPVKNASAFRTKFEAAIPDVIESFNDLYHSITGRITAEALKERVLKVLQVWADWFLFSDAYLNGLKATFLRSGNSGVTLFHSLCGDAPEIEKKTNPGDDKNGFRFDEDGALATGKAAAMKELLGLPFAELERRCRHNGLSLCGGKEMMVARLLSLEEAEKEQVYQRDVHMKHVQADPHRSGREDIGLNTRSVLKLGEGTGKADSDMLGLSRHGMETAQILSRESASAEPEQVPSKKQKADPILPASKWNREDDSDDYDDRKDGQGLGLSYSSGSDNAGDSGKADTTEISTDHLIHHPDTIVDEEHRQKLRQVEIAVMQYRESLEEKGLQNMEEIEVKVASHRRRLQSEYGLSSSIDGANNRRSSERISLERKERTNDARGSSRKRPHSPTRSHSPSKKSSVDRDGEYSRNRGRLHVSDAGRDRAREKSSSRGKDDHYDRSRDREKDRRTGR; this is encoded by the exons ATGGAGGAACTCAGGTTGGAGAAAGAGCTTCGAGAAAAGCGTAATCAAGAACGTGGCAGCCGTCACGGTGAAGCCTCCGTG CACCCTAGCCGGTTTGATGAATTACCAGATGAATTTGATCCCACTGGGAGGTTACCAGGTTCATTTGATGACGGGGATCCGCAAaccacaaacttatatgttggcaATCTCTCCCCTAAG GTGGATGAGAATTTTCTTTTGAGGACATTTGGTCGGTTTGGACCTATTGCGAGCGTCAAGATCATGTGGCCTCGAACAGAAGAAGAACGCAAAAGGCAAAGACATTGTGGATTTGTTGCATTCATGAATAGAGCAGAAGGACAGGCAGCCAAGGATGAAATGCAAG GTGTTGTTGTGTACGACTATGAGCTGAAGATTGGGTGGGGGAAATCTGTTGCTCTTCCATCACAAGCACTGCCTGCTCCTCCTCCAGGACATATGGCAATCAGAAGCAAGGAG GGTAGTAGTGTCATCATATCTGGTCCCGGAGGTCCACCTGTTGCATCTGTTACACCACAGACTTCAGAGCTG GTCCTTACTCCAAATGTTCCTGATATAATGGTCGCTCCACCAGAGGATTCACATCTTCGGCATGTGATTGACACGATGGCTCTGCATGTACTTGATGGTGGATGTGCTTTTGAACAAGCTGTAATGGAGAGAGGACGAGGAAAATCATTATTTAGCTTCTTGTTTGACCTTAAATCAAAAGAACACACATACTATGTTTGGCGGTTATACTCATTTGCCCAG GGCGATACTTTACAACGATGGCGAACAGAACCGTTTATCATGATTACAGGAAGTGGAAG ATGGGTTCCACCTACTTTGCCATCCACCAGAAGCCCTGATCGTGAAAAGGAATCTACTTTTGCAGCTGGTAGAAGCAGG CGTGTTGAGGTGGAGCGTACATTGACTGATACACAGCGTGATGAATTTGAGGACATGCTACGTGCATTGACATTGGAGAGAACTCAGATAAAGGCAGCTATGGGATTTGCATTGGATAATGCTGATGCTGCTGGAGAG ATTGTTGAGGTTCTTGCAGAATCTTTGACACTCAAGGAGACACCTATCCCAACCAAGGTTGCACGGCTTATGCTAGTATCTGACATCCTTCATAATAGTAGTGCCCCAGTGAAGAATGCCTCTGCATTTCGAACTAAGTTTGAGGCTGCTATACCTGATGTCATTGAGAGCTTCAATGACTTGTATCACAGTATCACAGGAAGGATCACTGCTGAAGCTCTGAAG GAGAGGGTGTTGAAAGTTCTACAAGTATGGGCTGACTGGTTCCTGTTTTCTGATGCATATCTGAATGGGCTGAAAGCTACCTTTCTTAGATCAGGCAACTCTGGGGTCACCTTGTTTCACTCTCTATGTGGTGATGCACCTGAAATCGAAAAGAAAACTAACCCAGGGGATGATAAGAACGGATTTAGGTTTGATGAAGATGGTGCCCTGGCGACAGGAAAGGCAGCGGCGATGAAGGAGCTGTTAGGGCTTCCATTTGCTGAACTGGAACGTCGTTGTAGACATAATGGCCTCTCACTATGTGGTGGTAAAGAGATGATGGTTGCCAGGCTGCTTAGCTTGGAGGAGGCTGAGAAGGAGCAAGTATATCAGAGGGACGTTCACATGAAACATGTACAAGCAGACCCTCACAGATCTGGAAGAGAGGATATTGGTTTGAATACTCGTAGTGTTTTGAAACTTGGAGAAGGTACTGGTAAGGCTGACTCGGACATGCTGGGGCTCTCTCGTCATGGTATGGAAACAGCACAAATACTCTCTAGAGAGAGTGCATCTGCTGAACCTGAACAAGTTCCAAGTAAGAAGCAGAAAGCTGATCCCATTTTGCCAGCTTCTAAATGGAACCGAGAAGACGATAGTGACGACTATGATGATAGAAAGGACGGCCAGGGATTGGGATTAAGCTATTCATCTGGAAGTGATAATGCTGGTGATTCCGGGAAAGCTGACACAACAGAAATTAGTACAGATCACTTAATTCATCATCCAGATACAATTGTTGATGAAGAGCATAG GCAGAAGCTGAGGCAGGTTGAGATTGCTGTAATGCAGTACCGTGAATCTCTTGAAGAGAAGGGTTTGCAGAATATGGAGGAGATTGAGGTGAAGGTTGCTAGCCACCGTAGGCGTCTTCAGTCTGAATATGGTTTGTCTTCTTCAATAGATGGTGCAAACAACAGGCGATCTTCTG AGAGAATATCACTTGAGCGGAAAGAAAGGACCAATGATGCACGTGGTTCTTCCAGGAAGCGGCCTCACAGCCCAACTAGGAGCCATAGTCCTTCAAAGAAGTCGTCTGTGGATAGAGATGGAGAGTACAGTCGCAATAGAGGAAGACTGCATGTCAGTGATGCTGGGAGGGACAGGGCACGTGAAAAAAGTTCAAGCCGAGGGAAGGATGATCACTACGATAGGAGCAGAGACCGGGAAAAGGATAGGAGAACGGGAAGGTGA